The Pricia mediterranea genome includes a window with the following:
- the carA gene encoding glutamine-hydrolyzing carbamoyl-phosphate synthase small subunit: MKYKTKRNAIVLLADGTIFHGKSVGDRESTAFGEVCFNTGMTGYQEIFTDPSYYGQLLVTTNAHIGNYGTQVEEVESDSVKIAGLICRNFSYNYSRALGNKSLQEFLDDNNLFAISDVDTRALVSYIRDHGAMNAVITTDIDNLEQLKKQLSEVPSMKGLELASKVSVKEPYFFGDEEASYRIAALDIGIKKNILRNLGKRDAYIKVFPHNATFEEMQAFGPDAFFISNGPGDPEPLTEAIAAAKKMISSGKPVFGICLGHQIIALANGVSTYKMHNGHRGINHPILNLRTGKGEITSQNHGFAINREETESNPDLEITHVHLNDKTVAGIRIKNKDVFSVQYHPEASAGPNDADYLFDQFFEMIKSNASQTA, translated from the coding sequence TTGAAATACAAGACAAAAAGAAACGCAATCGTACTATTGGCGGACGGGACCATCTTTCACGGTAAATCTGTTGGCGATAGGGAAAGTACGGCCTTTGGTGAGGTCTGTTTCAATACCGGGATGACCGGATATCAGGAAATTTTTACCGATCCCTCTTACTACGGGCAGTTGCTGGTCACGACCAACGCGCATATTGGAAACTATGGCACTCAGGTCGAAGAGGTGGAATCGGACTCGGTAAAAATAGCAGGACTTATATGCAGGAATTTCAGCTACAATTATTCCAGGGCATTGGGAAACAAAAGTTTACAGGAATTTTTGGACGATAACAACTTATTTGCCATCTCCGATGTAGATACAAGGGCCTTGGTGAGTTATATTCGGGACCACGGTGCGATGAACGCTGTAATCACCACGGATATCGATAATCTGGAACAACTTAAAAAACAGCTCTCCGAAGTGCCCAGTATGAAAGGCTTGGAACTGGCATCGAAAGTTTCTGTCAAAGAACCTTACTTTTTCGGGGATGAGGAAGCATCCTATAGAATAGCCGCGCTTGATATCGGAATTAAAAAGAATATTCTCAGAAACCTGGGCAAACGGGACGCTTACATCAAGGTTTTCCCCCACAATGCTACTTTTGAGGAGATGCAAGCTTTTGGTCCCGATGCTTTCTTTATTTCCAACGGTCCCGGTGATCCGGAGCCCTTGACGGAGGCCATAGCTGCAGCAAAGAAGATGATTTCCAGCGGGAAACCAGTGTTCGGTATTTGTTTGGGCCATCAGATCATTGCCCTTGCGAATGGGGTGTCAACCTACAAAATGCACAACGGACATCGCGGCATCAATCATCCGATATTGAATCTTCGTACGGGCAAAGGCGAAATTACCTCCCAAAACCATGGTTTTGCCATAAACAGGGAAGAGACCGAGTCGAACCCGGATTTGGAAATTACGCACGTACATCTGAATGATAAGACCGTAGCCGGTATCCGTATCAAGAATAAGGACGTGTTCTCCGTACAATACCATCCAGAGGCCAGTGCGGGGCCCAATGATGCCGATTATCTCTTTGACCAATTTTTTGAAATGATCAAATCGAACGCCTCCCAGACCGCATAG
- a CDS encoding DNA-directed RNA polymerase subunit alpha: MALFNFQKPDKVIMIDSSDFEGKFEFRPLEPGYGLTIGNALRRVLLSALEGHAITSVKIDGVEHEFSVISGVVEDVTEIILNLKQMRFKKQIDDSEAEVVAVSVSGKNQLTAGDFQKFISGYQVLNPDLVICNMDAKVSINMEIVIDKGRGYVPAEDNKKSNAALGTIAVDSIFTPIKNVKYSIENFRVEQKTDYEKLVFEIATDGSIHPKDALTEGAKVLIHHFMLFSDERITLEADEIAQTETYDEESLHMRQLLKTKLVDLDLSVRALNCLKAAEVDSLGDLVSYNKNDLMKFRNFGKKSLTELEELVINKGLSFGMDLSKYKLDKD, from the coding sequence ATGGCATTATTTAATTTTCAGAAACCTGATAAGGTTATAATGATCGATTCTTCGGATTTCGAAGGGAAGTTTGAATTCCGACCTTTGGAACCTGGTTACGGATTGACCATTGGTAACGCATTAAGAAGGGTGTTGCTTTCAGCGTTGGAAGGCCATGCTATCACTTCAGTAAAGATTGATGGGGTAGAGCATGAGTTTTCGGTAATTTCGGGTGTCGTAGAAGACGTTACCGAAATTATTCTGAACTTGAAACAAATGCGTTTCAAGAAACAGATCGATGATTCGGAAGCCGAGGTGGTCGCTGTTTCCGTCAGTGGAAAAAATCAACTGACTGCAGGTGATTTCCAGAAATTCATTTCCGGGTACCAGGTGTTAAATCCCGATTTGGTGATTTGCAACATGGACGCCAAGGTGAGCATCAATATGGAAATTGTCATTGACAAGGGGCGTGGCTACGTACCTGCGGAAGATAATAAGAAATCCAATGCCGCTTTGGGAACTATTGCGGTCGATTCGATATTCACCCCGATAAAGAATGTAAAATACAGCATCGAAAACTTTAGGGTAGAGCAGAAGACCGATTATGAAAAACTAGTTTTCGAAATCGCCACCGACGGTTCGATCCATCCGAAAGATGCGTTGACCGAAGGCGCCAAGGTGCTGATCCATCACTTTATGCTGTTCTCCGACGAGCGGATTACCCTAGAGGCCGATGAAATCGCACAGACCGAAACTTATGACGAAGAGTCCTTGCACATGCGTCAGTTGTTAAAGACAAAACTGGTCGACCTGGATCTTTCCGTACGGGCGTTGAACTGTTTGAAAGCTGCTGAGGTCGATAGTTTGGGAGATTTGGTTTCCTACAATAAAAACGATTTGATGAAATTTAGGAACTTCGGAAAAAAATCGTTGACGGAGCTTGAAGAGTTGGTCATCAACAAAGGGCTGAGTTTCGGAATGGATCTGTCAAAATATAAGTTGGATAAGGATTAA
- the rpsD gene encoding 30S ribosomal protein S4, which translates to MARYTGPKSKIARKFGEAIFGDDKSFEKKNYPPGQHGNTRRRGKKSEYAIQLMEKQKAKYTYGILEKQFRNIFANAKRKEGVTGEILLQLCECRLDNVVYRMGISTSRRGARQLVSHRHITVNGELVNIPSYSLKPGDVVGVREKSKSLQIIQEALEANSSVYEWLTWNSEKMEGTFVAVPERMQIPENIKEQLIVELYSK; encoded by the coding sequence ATGGCAAGATATACAGGACCAAAAAGTAAAATCGCCCGAAAGTTCGGCGAAGCTATCTTCGGAGACGATAAGTCTTTCGAGAAAAAAAATTATCCCCCGGGCCAACATGGAAATACCAGACGCCGCGGTAAAAAGTCGGAGTACGCCATCCAGTTGATGGAGAAACAAAAGGCCAAGTACACGTACGGCATCCTTGAGAAGCAATTTAGAAATATCTTCGCAAATGCCAAGCGCAAAGAGGGCGTTACCGGTGAGATTCTTCTTCAGCTTTGTGAATGCCGGCTCGACAACGTCGTTTACAGGATGGGCATATCAACCTCTAGAAGGGGGGCACGTCAATTGGTTTCCCACAGGCACATTACGGTGAACGGAGAGTTGGTAAATATACCTTCATATTCATTAAAACCCGGAGATGTCGTAGGAGTCCGCGAGAAATCGAAATCACTTCAAATCATTCAAGAGGCTCTTGAGGCGAACAGCAGTGTCTACGAATGGCTGACCTGGAATTCCGAAAAAATGGAGGGTACGTTCGTCGCCGTTCCCGAAAGAATGCAAATTCCCGAGAACATCAAAGAACAATTGATTGTCGAGCTTTACTCTAAATAA
- the rpsK gene encoding 30S ribosomal protein S11 produces MAKATTKGSAKGAKGGKAAKAAAKKRKVNVDSVGEAHITASFNNIIISLTNKKGDVVSWASAGKMGFRGSKKNTPYAAQVAAEECSRTAHDAGLRKVKVYVKGPGNGRESAIRAVHNSGIEVTEIIDVTPQPHNGCRPPKRRRV; encoded by the coding sequence ATGGCAAAGGCAACTACAAAAGGGAGCGCAAAAGGGGCTAAAGGCGGAAAAGCCGCTAAAGCTGCGGCCAAAAAGCGCAAGGTAAACGTCGACTCGGTAGGCGAGGCGCATATCACGGCATCATTCAATAATATTATCATATCCCTGACCAATAAAAAGGGCGATGTCGTTTCATGGGCATCCGCAGGGAAGATGGGATTTAGGGGGTCGAAAAAGAATACACCCTACGCCGCTCAGGTGGCGGCCGAAGAATGCTCTAGAACAGCACATGATGCGGGACTTAGAAAGGTGAAGGTGTATGTAAAGGGGCCCGGTAACGGTAGGGAATCCGCTATACGTGCCGTGCACAATTCAGGCATCGAGGTCACCGAGATCATTGATGTTACCCCACAACCGCACAACGGGTGCAGACCGCCCAAACGAAGAAGAGTTTAA
- the rpsM gene encoding 30S ribosomal protein S13, translating into MARIAGIDIPKQKRGVIALTYIFGVGKSRAKEILEKAEVDEGTKVSDWNDDEIGRIRKQVNSYTIEGELRSETQMNIKRLMDIGCYRGIRHRTGLPLRGQRTKNNSRTRKGKRKTVANKKKVTK; encoded by the coding sequence ATGGCAAGAATCGCAGGTATTGATATACCTAAACAAAAGAGGGGCGTAATTGCGCTCACCTATATTTTTGGTGTCGGCAAAAGTAGGGCTAAAGAGATTTTGGAAAAAGCGGAAGTAGACGAGGGCACAAAAGTCTCCGACTGGAATGATGATGAGATAGGGCGAATCCGTAAACAGGTCAACTCGTACACTATCGAGGGCGAGCTGCGTTCCGAAACCCAGATGAACATCAAACGTTTGATGGATATCGGTTGTTACCGCGGTATCCGCCATAGAACCGGTCTTCCGCTACGCGGACAACGGACCAAGAACAACTCTAGGACGCGTAAAGGAAAAAGAAAGACGGTTGCTAACAAGAAGAAAGTGACCAAGTAA
- the ykgO gene encoding type B 50S ribosomal protein L36 has product MKVRASVKKRSADCKIVRRKGRLYVINKKNPRFKQRQG; this is encoded by the coding sequence ATGAAAGTAAGAGCATCCGTAAAGAAAAGAAGTGCCGACTGCAAAATTGTACGCAGAAAGGGCAGACTGTACGTAATCAACAAAAAGAATCCTAGATTCAAACAAAGACAAGGATAA
- the infA gene encoding translation initiation factor IF-1, which produces MAKQAAIEQDGSIIEALSNAMFRVELENGHVVTAHISGKMRMHYIKLLPGDKVKLEMSPYDLTKARITYRY; this is translated from the coding sequence ATGGCTAAACAAGCAGCAATAGAGCAAGACGGAAGTATAATCGAGGCCCTATCCAATGCCATGTTCCGCGTGGAGCTGGAAAACGGACATGTGGTGACAGCCCACATTTCGGGCAAGATGCGCATGCATTATATAAAATTGCTTCCGGGTGATAAGGTGAAATTGGAAATGAGTCCCTATGACCTTACCAAGGCTAGAATTACATATAGGTATTGA